A portion of the Actomonas aquatica genome contains these proteins:
- a CDS encoding sodium:solute symporter family transporter: MPRLTRFSLLSFIGFTLAPLLQAQSSVATDEVLPALHTGLHWLDWCIIALYLGVVLWLGAKCAKGDSGTAEYFIAAKRHMNPVLIGISTFATILSTVSYLSKPGEMVNKGPTILLALIISAPLTYWVVSRWLIPQLMRLRVTSAYELLEERLGYGVRVLGAVMFILLRLVWMGLLVYLASLALVIIIGLDEKWTPLISALTGIVAVVYTSMGGLRTVVITDLIQFFLLLGGALITIAIVTIKLGGFSWFSLSWNPNWDTQPLFTWDPTVRVSLFGAVLSGMLWQIATAGSDQTAVQRYMATEDKKAASRSYLVSMVALAGVSTVLALLGMSLLAFFTEYPELLQGGLTLSADGDKIFPYFISHFLPIGITGLVVSGAIAAAMSSVDSGVNSITAVVMTDFLDRNGKSFKSEAQHLRFSKFLAAGIGAIVIVTSLFVQYVPGNFTAMTSKTANLLVTPIFCLFILALWVRGATPLSAFLGFAYGFAASVLIAFWEPITGQPQISFQWVGLGALVANLGIALPLAKFGPRREDTRATRNTAIVGLVILAALLFWLL; this comes from the coding sequence ATGCCACGTCTGACCCGTTTTTCCCTCCTGTCCTTCATCGGTTTTACGCTGGCGCCCCTGCTTCAGGCCCAGTCTTCCGTGGCTACCGATGAGGTGCTGCCCGCGCTTCACACCGGCCTGCACTGGCTCGATTGGTGCATCATCGCTCTCTATCTGGGAGTCGTGCTGTGGTTGGGTGCCAAGTGCGCCAAAGGCGATTCGGGCACGGCGGAATACTTCATCGCGGCGAAGCGGCACATGAACCCGGTGCTGATCGGCATCTCCACCTTCGCCACGATCCTGAGCACCGTCTCTTACCTCTCGAAGCCAGGCGAAATGGTGAACAAGGGTCCCACCATTCTGTTGGCCCTCATCATTTCGGCCCCGCTCACCTACTGGGTGGTGTCCCGATGGTTGATTCCTCAACTCATGCGCCTGCGTGTCACCAGTGCCTACGAATTACTGGAGGAGCGTCTGGGTTACGGCGTGCGCGTGCTCGGCGCCGTCATGTTTATTCTCCTGCGCCTGGTCTGGATGGGGCTGCTGGTCTACCTCGCCTCGCTCGCTCTCGTCATCATCATCGGGCTCGATGAGAAGTGGACTCCCCTCATCTCTGCTCTCACCGGCATCGTCGCAGTGGTCTACACCTCGATGGGCGGTCTGCGCACCGTGGTCATCACCGACCTGATTCAATTCTTCCTGCTACTGGGTGGCGCCCTCATCACCATCGCCATCGTTACGATCAAGCTCGGAGGGTTTTCGTGGTTCTCGCTGTCGTGGAATCCCAACTGGGACACGCAGCCGCTCTTCACCTGGGATCCGACGGTTCGAGTGTCACTCTTTGGCGCCGTGCTATCGGGCATGCTCTGGCAAATCGCCACGGCCGGCAGCGATCAGACCGCAGTGCAACGCTACATGGCGACGGAGGACAAGAAGGCGGCCAGCCGCTCGTATTTGGTTTCAATGGTGGCCCTCGCCGGTGTCTCCACCGTGCTCGCCCTCCTCGGCATGTCCCTCCTGGCGTTCTTCACCGAGTATCCGGAGCTCCTGCAAGGCGGGCTCACCTTGTCCGCCGACGGCGACAAAATCTTCCCCTACTTCATCTCCCATTTCCTGCCGATCGGCATCACCGGTCTGGTCGTATCGGGCGCAATCGCCGCGGCCATGTCCAGCGTCGACTCCGGGGTAAACTCCATCACGGCGGTGGTCATGACCGACTTTCTCGATCGCAACGGCAAGTCGTTCAAATCCGAGGCCCAGCACCTGCGCTTTTCCAAGTTTCTCGCTGCCGGAATCGGCGCGATCGTGATCGTGACGAGCCTGTTCGTGCAATACGTGCCGGGCAACTTCACCGCCATGACGAGCAAGACCGCCAACCTGCTCGTGACTCCGATTTTTTGTCTCTTCATCCTCGCGCTTTGGGTCCGCGGTGCGACGCCCCTCTCCGCCTTCCTAGGCTTTGCCTACGGGTTCGCCGCCTCCGTCCTCATAGCCTTCTGGGAACCCATTACCGGCCAGCCCCAAATCAGCTTTCAATGGGTTGGACTCGGCGCCTTGGTCGCCAACCTCGGGATCGCGCTGCCGCTCGCGAAATTTGGCCCTCGCCGCGAAGACACCCGCGCCACCCGCAACACCGCCATCGTTGGCTTGGTGATCCTCGCCGCCCTGCTGTTCTGGCTGCTCTGA
- a CDS encoding sulfite exporter TauE/SafE family protein, translated as MTLLLVLVALSALVQGLSGFGFGMLGMALLSPVIGYRDALALLVVLNLFINFCNLAFHGLRFSWQGTGGVIGGLAVGVPAGMFLVTLLDERILFVLLGVFLVYAAGTFLWRKLRGGPVPGVGNAWLAGGLSGFFGGGFNAGGPPLVNHCFRGDEPFFECKKRFAAMVFLMSVYRLVLSGPAGLHLPVGWGALAGLCGAVLVGFSGGFFLSRKVNSDQMKNAVYGFLLLLGAYFVITFGGRLLGD; from the coding sequence ATGACCCTTCTTTTGGTGCTGGTGGCCCTCAGCGCGTTGGTGCAGGGGCTTAGCGGGTTTGGGTTTGGGATGTTGGGGATGGCGTTGCTGTCTCCTGTGATTGGATACCGCGATGCGCTGGCGCTGTTGGTGGTCCTCAACCTCTTCATCAACTTCTGCAACTTGGCCTTTCACGGTCTGCGCTTCTCCTGGCAGGGGACCGGCGGCGTGATCGGTGGTCTGGCGGTGGGGGTGCCGGCAGGCATGTTTTTGGTGACGCTTCTGGATGAACGCATCCTCTTCGTTCTGTTGGGTGTTTTTCTGGTCTATGCGGCGGGCACGTTCCTATGGCGGAAATTGCGGGGCGGACCGGTCCCGGGGGTGGGCAACGCGTGGTTGGCGGGTGGCCTGTCGGGCTTTTTTGGGGGTGGGTTTAATGCCGGCGGACCTCCGTTGGTGAATCACTGCTTTCGCGGTGATGAGCCCTTCTTCGAATGTAAGAAGCGTTTTGCCGCGATGGTGTTTCTGATGTCGGTCTACCGACTCGTGCTGAGTGGTCCGGCGGGGCTGCACCTGCCCGTGGGATGGGGGGCTTTGGCGGGTCTATGTGGCGCGGTGCTGGTCGGCTTTTCGGGTGGGTTTTTCCTCTCCCGTAAAGTGAACAGCGATCAGATGAAAAACGCGGTCTACGGCTTCCTGCTGCTGTTGGGCGCCTACTTCGTGATCACGTTTGGTGGGAGATTGCTGGGAGACTAG